In Etheostoma spectabile isolate EspeVRDwgs_2016 chromosome 20, UIUC_Espe_1.0, whole genome shotgun sequence, the following are encoded in one genomic region:
- the map7a gene encoding ensconsin isoform X1, translated as MAVQKKHCDIPPSQGPLSTRNIESQQKRNGFKRTDNGGYIKPNSEGKKTACSVNKAAEICNKATPRAAAVANGPNVDERLKAARKRRQEHQKLLASREQDRLEREQRARQYYEQQLQERKKKLQDQRLREERKRAAVEEKRKQRLKEEKERYESAVRRTVEKSQKVQSLSQYARGRKLTKNIPRRLPLTTWEKNLVNRLLTPTYSYLARSKSAGCQSGDQVSFHSMNSTTTPHKPQHHSGSAHHRPSASPSPNNSQHRSIYLAQIPTARQQDTNKKNLNTRSPAVNTSLKPAKVTQSRATSPSPKRTLQRSVSRHSTPLQLELPPVPEEEVALCSSALSPGNSRPVRTSHEGQHEKTRDENPPEAPCLDLPNKKSAATTPTAAKYRSPPQTPPHPAPQPSEVICKPSAGTTDPGEASRLLAEKRREARLQREREEQERLQREEAERRSCDELERKRADERARQQAEAQRLIEEKMRREEEEHRKAEEERAQAMREATLLQKQREEEQAREKEKAEQIKQEREILAQKEEAARQARKKRLEEIMRRTRRTDSPDTKSVPVKILPNEAQPKENTEPVHNGTIEDVVKLPVGMKTSQLGLNEEDMVPVVAFKERRSLRTLTGLEEIQTHQRAEVI; from the exons ATGGCTGTGCAGAAGAAACACTGTGACATCCCTCCATCACAGGGACCACTTTCTACACGTAACATCGAGAGCCAGCAGAAGAGGAatggatttaaaagaacag ACAATGGTGGTTATATCAAACCAAATTCAGAGGGAAAGAAAACCGCCTGTTCTGTCAACAAGGCTGCCGAAATCTGTAACAAAGCCACTCCACGGGCCGCTGCAG TGGCTAATGGACCAAATGTTGATGAGAGGCTGAAAGCGGCACGGAAAAGAAGACAGGAGCACCAGAAGTTACTTG CATCTCGGGAACAGGACAGGCTGGAGCGGGAGCAGAGGGCCAGGCAATATTATGAACAACAACTGCAGGAGCGCAAGAAGAAACTCCAGGACCAGAGGCTCAGAGAGGAGCGGAAGCGTGCTGCTGTGGAAGAGAAGCGCAAGCAGAGACTAAAGGAGGAGAAA GAGCGATATGAGTCTGCAGTGCGTAGGACAGTGGAGAAGAGCCAAAAGGTCCAGAGTCTCAGTCAATACGCAAGAGGAAGGAAGCTCACCAAAAATA TTCCACGTCGTCTGCCACTGACAACATGGGAGAAGAACTTGGTTAATCGCCTGCTTACCCCTACGTACTCTTATCTGGCCAGGAGCAAGAGTGCTGGTTGTCAGTCAGGAGACCAAG TTTCATTCCACTCCATGAATTCCACCACCACCCCTCACAAACCCCAGCACCACTCTGGATCAGCCCACCACCGGCCATCTGCCTCCCCCAGTCCCAACAACAGCCAGCACAGAAGCATCTATCTGGCGCAG ATCCCTACAGCAAGACAGCAAGATACCAATAAGAAGAACCTAAATACCAGATCTCCTGCCGTCAACACCAGTTTGAAACCAGCCAAAGTTACACAGAGCAGAGCAACCTCTCCCTCACCTAAACG GACCCTCCAAAGATCGGTCAGCAGACATTCAACCCCGCTGCAGCTCGAGCTCCCGCCGGTCCCTGAAGAAGAGGTTGCTCTTTGTAGTTCTGCCCTCTCTCCTGGTAACTCAAGGCCTGTCAGGACATCACATGAAGGTCAGCATGAGAAAACGAGGGACGAAAATCCACCAGAGGCTCCATGTTTGGACCTGCCCAACAAAAAGTCAGCAGCTACAACCCCAACCGCTGCAAAATATAGAA gtcCTCCCCAAACGCCTCCTCATCCAGCTCCACAGCCTTCTGAAGTAATTTGCAAGCCTTCGGCTGGGACTACAGACCCAGGGGAGGCCTCACGTCTCCTGGctgaaaagaggagagaggccCGACTACAAcgggagagagaggaacaggAGCGCCTGCAAAGAGAGGAGGCCGAAAG GCGGAGTTGTGACGAACTGGAACGCAAGAGGGCAGATGAGCGAGCTCGACAGCAGGCCGAGGCTCAGCGTCTCATAGAGGAGAAGATgagaagggaggaagaggagcataGAAAAGCCGAGGAAGAAAGAGCTCAGGCGATGAGGGAAGCCACCCTTCTGCAGAAACAG agagaggaggaacaagccagagaaaaggaaaaagcagAGCAAATAAAACAAGAACGAGAAATACTTGCACAGAAAGAGGAGGCGGCGCGCCAAGCAAGAAAGAAG CGACTTGAGGAGATCATGCGGAGAACCAGAAGGACAGATTCTCCTGATACG aaaTCTGTACCAGTGAAGATTTTGCCAAATGAAGCCCAACCAAAGGAAAACACAGAGCCTGTGCACAATGGCACCATAGAAGATGTTGTCAAGCTGCCAGTGGGGATGAAAACCTCCCAGCTGGGGCTGAACGAGGAGGACATGGTACCTGTCGTGGCCTTCAAAGAACGCAGGTCGCTCAGGACTCTCACAGGCCTGGAGGAAATCCAGACCCACCAACGAGCAG AGGTCATCTGA
- the LOC116670356 gene encoding LOW QUALITY PROTEIN: vacuolar protein 8-like (The sequence of the model RefSeq protein was modified relative to this genomic sequence to represent the inferred CDS: inserted 1 base in 1 codon) gives MASGFCEDCSRLLKEFTVHLRKVCREFEQKMMDVFRELSQCTCFRNTPDRNLLRKRMQELASQHLLYDNESLLNPGSLQALSRLATSENTDLQMTAAMYYLHLSHHLKSPLPDAFMEPVMALLLSTDLDVQKTISLSLVNLLVKNNVCKELVIEXGMLVPILDMFQSGDATAQSHLCACVTMLSSSESNREAVTVDGIMPLLALAKSYDPQVQQNATWALLHLTQSDWSTRILCQAGAIPVLILLLQSSDSEVQFYSCTALCNIAAVQKHHPQLLSIGGHFLSKSLLTLMSSSVQKNSTQACRCLKTLSKNVLIQEQLMELDCVLPLKALLKTSSPVWTESAITLLSALSAHPPTNFQDVLVNEGLLDEIGLLLHHHTSSSVIITHSCKIITKLCSSNMGQQAVMESLCLSGLLRALLSPSLSDDTVLHVTSCLHHLTTWDPPKSNMSLTITSEQVSRLVKLSGQIQNPRLSYNSAAIISKLEMTEEMVHLLRPHYTTIVEYLLVFLHDTDVKFQQLGIATIFNLKKDGDFSSLLANSEVEARLWKVHAQTEETRRLLQMIQPLSLSSVNPRLCQQKY, from the exons ATGGCTTCTGGCTTTTGTGAAGATTGCTCCCGACTGCTTAAAGAATTTACTGTTCATTTAAGGAAGGTTTGCAGAGAGTTTGAGCAAAAAATGATGGACGTTTTCAGGGAACTTTCTCAGTGCACCTGCTTTAGGAATACACCTGACCGGAATTTACTAAGGAAGAGGATGCAAGAGTTGGCCTCTCAACACCTGCTGTATG ATAATGAATCTCTACTTAACCCGGGGAGTCTACAAGCACTGAGCAGACttgcaacttcagaaaacactGATCTACAAATGACTGCAGCCATGTATTATTTACATCTCAGTCATCATT TGAAATCGCCTTTACCAGATGCCTTCATGGAGCCAGTCATGGCCTTACTTTTATCTACTGACCTAGATGTGCAAAAgactatctctctctccttggtCAATCTGTTAGTAAAGAATAATG TGTGCAAAGAGTTAGTGATTG ATGGGATGCTGGTGCCCATACTGGATATGTTCCAGTCCGGTGATGCCACCGCTCAGTCTCACCTGTGTGCCTGCGTCACCATGTTGTCCTCCTCAG AATCAAACAGAGAAGCTGTCACTGTGGATGGAATCATGCCACTGTTGGCTTTAGCAAAGTCCTACGACCCACAGGTGCAACAGAACGCCACCTGGGCTCTGTTACATCTCACGCAGTCAG attggTCGACAAGGATCTTATGTCAAGCAGGGGCCATTCCTGTCCTGATACTTCTGTTGCAGTCCTCAGATTCAGAGGTTCAGTTCTACAGCTGCACCGCTCTGTGCAACATCGCTGCTGTCCAGAAGCATCACCCACAGTTGCTCAGCATTGGGGGGCATTTTTTGTCAAAGTCTCTACTGACGCTCATGTCGTCATCTGTGCAAAAG AATTCAACCCAAGCATGCAGATGCCTAAAGACCCTTTCAAAGAATG TTCTGATTCAGGAGCAGCTGATGGAGCTCGACTGTGTGCTGCCACTAAAGGCGCTGCTGAAAACCTCTTCTCCTGTGTGGACGGAGTCAGCCATAACACTACTGTCCGCACTGTCGGCACACCCACCAACCAAT TTCCAGGACGTCCTGGTAAACGAAGGACTGTTGGATGAAATCGGCCTGCTGCTACATCATCACACATCCAGCTCTGTCATTATCACACACAGCTGCAAAATAATCACTAAACTGTGTAGCTCCAACATGGGACAACAG GCTGTGATGGAAAGTCTGTGCTTATCAGGACTCCTCAGGGCCCTTTTGTCTCCGTCCCTATCAGATGACACTGTGCTGCATGTGACGTCATGCTTACATCACCTCACCACTTGGG ATCCACCTAAGTCTAACATGTCGCTGACAATAACATCAGAGCAAGTTTCAAGACTTGTGAAGTTGTCGGGACAAATACAAAATCCTCGGTTGTCGTACAACAGTGCGGCCATCATCAGCAAACTCGAAATGACTG AGGAGATGGTCCATTTGCTGAGACCTCACTACACCACCATAGTGGAGTACCTGTTGGTGTTTCTCCATGATACAGATGTTAAGTTTCAGCAACTTGGCATAGCTACAATATTCAACCTCAAGAAAG ATGGAGACTTTTCGTCTCTGTTGGCCAACAGTGAGGTGGAGGCTCGGCTCTGGAAGGTGCATGCGCAGACGGAGGAAACCAGACGGCTGCTGCAGATGATCCAGCCCCTTTCTCTATCTTCTGTGAACCCTCGACTCTGTCAGCAAAAATACTGA
- the map7a gene encoding ensconsin isoform X2 — protein MAVQKKHCDIPPSQGPLSTRNIESQQKRNGFKRTGDNGGYIKPNSEGKKTACSVNKAAEICNKATPRAAAVANGPNVDERLKAARKRRQEHQKLLASREQDRLEREQRARQYYEQQLQERKKKLQDQRLREERKRAAVEEKRKQRLKEEKERYESAVRRTVEKSQKVQSLSQYARGRKLTKNISFHSMNSTTTPHKPQHHSGSAHHRPSASPSPNNSQHRSIYLAQIPTARQQDTNKKNLNTRSPAVNTSLKPAKVTQSRATSPSPKRTLQRSVSRHSTPLQLELPPVPEEEVALCSSALSPGNSRPVRTSHEGQHEKTRDENPPEAPCLDLPNKKSAATTPTAAKYRSPPQTPPHPAPQPSEVICKPSAGTTDPGEASRLLAEKRREARLQREREEQERLQREEAERRSCDELERKRADERARQQAEAQRLIEEKMRREEEEHRKAEEERAQAMREATLLQKQREEEQAREKEKAEQIKQEREILAQKEEAARQARKKRLEEIMRRTRRTDSPDTKSVPVKILPNEAQPKENTEPVHNGTIEDVVKLPVGMKTSQLGLNEEDMVPVVAFKERRSLRTLTGLEEIQTHQRAEVI, from the exons ATGGCTGTGCAGAAGAAACACTGTGACATCCCTCCATCACAGGGACCACTTTCTACACGTAACATCGAGAGCCAGCAGAAGAGGAatggatttaaaagaacagG AGACAATGGTGGTTATATCAAACCAAATTCAGAGGGAAAGAAAACCGCCTGTTCTGTCAACAAGGCTGCCGAAATCTGTAACAAAGCCACTCCACGGGCCGCTGCAG TGGCTAATGGACCAAATGTTGATGAGAGGCTGAAAGCGGCACGGAAAAGAAGACAGGAGCACCAGAAGTTACTTG CATCTCGGGAACAGGACAGGCTGGAGCGGGAGCAGAGGGCCAGGCAATATTATGAACAACAACTGCAGGAGCGCAAGAAGAAACTCCAGGACCAGAGGCTCAGAGAGGAGCGGAAGCGTGCTGCTGTGGAAGAGAAGCGCAAGCAGAGACTAAAGGAGGAGAAA GAGCGATATGAGTCTGCAGTGCGTAGGACAGTGGAGAAGAGCCAAAAGGTCCAGAGTCTCAGTCAATACGCAAGAGGAAGGAAGCTCACCAAAAATA TTTCATTCCACTCCATGAATTCCACCACCACCCCTCACAAACCCCAGCACCACTCTGGATCAGCCCACCACCGGCCATCTGCCTCCCCCAGTCCCAACAACAGCCAGCACAGAAGCATCTATCTGGCGCAG ATCCCTACAGCAAGACAGCAAGATACCAATAAGAAGAACCTAAATACCAGATCTCCTGCCGTCAACACCAGTTTGAAACCAGCCAAAGTTACACAGAGCAGAGCAACCTCTCCCTCACCTAAACG GACCCTCCAAAGATCGGTCAGCAGACATTCAACCCCGCTGCAGCTCGAGCTCCCGCCGGTCCCTGAAGAAGAGGTTGCTCTTTGTAGTTCTGCCCTCTCTCCTGGTAACTCAAGGCCTGTCAGGACATCACATGAAGGTCAGCATGAGAAAACGAGGGACGAAAATCCACCAGAGGCTCCATGTTTGGACCTGCCCAACAAAAAGTCAGCAGCTACAACCCCAACCGCTGCAAAATATAGAA gtcCTCCCCAAACGCCTCCTCATCCAGCTCCACAGCCTTCTGAAGTAATTTGCAAGCCTTCGGCTGGGACTACAGACCCAGGGGAGGCCTCACGTCTCCTGGctgaaaagaggagagaggccCGACTACAAcgggagagagaggaacaggAGCGCCTGCAAAGAGAGGAGGCCGAAAG GCGGAGTTGTGACGAACTGGAACGCAAGAGGGCAGATGAGCGAGCTCGACAGCAGGCCGAGGCTCAGCGTCTCATAGAGGAGAAGATgagaagggaggaagaggagcataGAAAAGCCGAGGAAGAAAGAGCTCAGGCGATGAGGGAAGCCACCCTTCTGCAGAAACAG agagaggaggaacaagccagagaaaaggaaaaagcagAGCAAATAAAACAAGAACGAGAAATACTTGCACAGAAAGAGGAGGCGGCGCGCCAAGCAAGAAAGAAG CGACTTGAGGAGATCATGCGGAGAACCAGAAGGACAGATTCTCCTGATACG aaaTCTGTACCAGTGAAGATTTTGCCAAATGAAGCCCAACCAAAGGAAAACACAGAGCCTGTGCACAATGGCACCATAGAAGATGTTGTCAAGCTGCCAGTGGGGATGAAAACCTCCCAGCTGGGGCTGAACGAGGAGGACATGGTACCTGTCGTGGCCTTCAAAGAACGCAGGTCGCTCAGGACTCTCACAGGCCTGGAGGAAATCCAGACCCACCAACGAGCAG AGGTCATCTGA